Proteins from a single region of Amblyomma americanum isolate KBUSLIRL-KWMA chromosome 10, ASM5285725v1, whole genome shotgun sequence:
- the LOC144107727 gene encoding uncharacterized protein LOC144107727: protein MMHLHLHTGERPYQCDHCDKSFTRKDSLMTHLRLHTGERPYKCDHCDKSFTRKDNLMTHLRLHTGECPYKCDYCDISFTRNDNLMTHLRLHTGECPYQCDHCDKSFTRKNSLMTHLRLHTCESPYQCDHCDKSFTRKDNLMTHLRLHTGERPYHCDHCDKSFTQKNYLMTHLRLHSGERPYQCDHCDKSFTRKNSLMTHLRLHTGESPYQCDHCDKSFTRKDTLMTHLCLHTGERPYHCDHCDKSFTQKNNLMTHLRLHTGERPYRCDHCGKSFARKDRLMTHLRSHTGERPYQCDHCDKSFTQKNNLMRHLRLHTGESP from the coding sequence ATGATGCACCTTCACTTGCACACCGGTGAACGTCCATACCAGTGTGATCACTGTGACAAGAGTTTCACAAGAAAGGACAGCCTGATgacacaccttcgcttgcacaccggtgaaagaccatacaagtgcgaccactgtgacaagagtttcacacgaaaggacaacctgatgacacaccttcgcttgcacaccggtgaatGTCCATACAAGTGCGACTACTGTGACATCAGCTTCACACGAAACGACAACTTGATgacacaccttcgcttgcacaccggtgaatgtccataccagtgcgaccactgtgacaagagtttcacacgaaagaacagcctgatgacacaccttcgcttgcacacctgtgaaagtccataccagtgtgaccactgtgacaagagtttcacacgaaaggacaacctgatgacacaccttcgcttgcacaccggtgaacGTCCATACCACTGCGACCACTGTGACAAGAGTTTCACACAAAAGAACTACCTGATgacacaccttcgcttgcactccggtgaacgtccataccagtgcgaccactgtgacaagagtttcacacgaaagaacagcctgatgacacaccttcgcttgcacaccggtgaaaGTCCATaccagtgtgaccactgtgacaagaGTTTCACACGAAAGGACACCCTGATGACACACCTTTGCTTGCACACCGGTGAACGTCCATACCACTGCGACCACTGTGACAAGAGTTTCACACAAAAGAACAACCTGATgacacaccttcgcttgcacaccggtgaacGTCCATACCGGTGCGACCACTGTGGCAAGAGTTTCGCACGAAAGGACAGGCTGATGACACACCTTCGCTCGCACACCGGTGAACGTCCATACCAGTGCGACCACTGTGACAAGAGTTTCACACAAAAGAACAACCTGATGAgacaccttcgcttgcacaccggtgaaaGTCCATAG